The following proteins are encoded in a genomic region of Haloarcula marina:
- a CDS encoding hemolysin family protein, which produces MALDPPATLVPSVAMLQTIEVVGVAIPQSAVLFGGIATIVLLIVLSAFFSSSEIAMFSLPAHRTEALVEDGVPGAKTLKALKGDPHRLLVTILVGNNLVNIAMSSIATGLLAMYLTQGQAVAVATFGITAVVLLFGESAPKSYAVENTESWALTIARPLKFAEKVLLPLILLFDYLTRVVNKITGGRSAIETSYVTREEIQDIIETGEREGVLDEEEREMLQRTLRFNDTIAKEVMTPRLDMTAVAKDDSVREALETCIQSGHARLPVYEGSLDNVIGVVHIRDLVRDLNYGEAIPESIVLEDLIEPTLHVPESKNVDDLLTEMRAERLHMVIVIDEFGTTEGLVTMEDLTEEIVGEILEGEEEEPIEYVDDDTVTVKGEVNIEEVNEALDLELPEGEEFETIAGFIFNRAGRLVEEGETITYEGVEIRVEQVENTRIMKARVVKLNPDGESEAEGVESDTEEVQPE; this is translated from the coding sequence ATGGCCTTGGACCCACCCGCGACGCTCGTGCCGTCCGTAGCGATGCTACAGACTATCGAGGTCGTCGGCGTCGCAATCCCGCAGAGTGCCGTGTTGTTCGGTGGTATCGCCACTATCGTACTTCTTATCGTGCTGTCGGCGTTCTTCTCGTCTTCGGAAATCGCGATGTTCTCGCTTCCGGCCCACCGGACCGAGGCGCTGGTCGAGGACGGCGTGCCGGGCGCGAAGACGCTCAAAGCGCTCAAGGGCGACCCGCACCGTCTGCTGGTCACCATTCTCGTCGGCAACAACCTCGTCAACATCGCCATGTCCTCCATCGCGACGGGACTGCTCGCGATGTACCTCACGCAGGGGCAGGCCGTCGCCGTCGCCACGTTCGGCATCACCGCCGTCGTGTTGCTGTTCGGCGAGAGCGCGCCCAAGAGCTACGCCGTCGAGAACACCGAGTCGTGGGCGCTGACCATCGCGCGGCCGCTGAAGTTCGCCGAGAAGGTCCTGCTCCCGCTCATCCTCCTGTTCGACTACTTGACGCGCGTGGTCAACAAGATAACCGGCGGCCGCTCGGCCATCGAGACGTCCTACGTCACCCGCGAGGAGATTCAGGACATCATCGAGACGGGCGAACGCGAGGGCGTCTTAGACGAGGAGGAGCGGGAGATGCTCCAGCGCACCCTCCGGTTCAACGACACCATCGCCAAGGAGGTCATGACCCCGCGCCTCGACATGACCGCCGTCGCCAAAGACGACTCCGTGCGCGAGGCCTTAGAGACGTGCATCCAGAGCGGGCACGCCCGCCTGCCGGTGTACGAGGGGAGTCTGGACAACGTCATCGGCGTCGTCCACATCCGCGATCTGGTCCGGGACCTGAACTACGGCGAGGCCATCCCGGAGTCCATCGTCTTGGAGGACCTCATCGAACCGACCCTCCACGTCCCCGAGTCGAAGAACGTCGACGACCTGCTGACCGAGATGCGCGCCGAGCGCCTCCACATGGTCATCGTCATCGACGAGTTCGGGACCACCGAGGGGCTGGTGACGATGGAAGACCTCACCGAGGAAATCGTCGGCGAGATTCTCGAAGGCGAGGAAGAGGAGCCGATAGAATACGTCGACGACGACACCGTGACGGTCAAAGGCGAGGTCAACATCGAGGAGGTCAACGAGGCGCTGGACCTCGAACTCCCCGAGGGCGAGGAGTTCGAGACCATCGCCGGGTTCATCTTCAACCGCGCGGGCCGCCTCGTCGAGGAGGGCGAGACCATCACCTACGAGGGCGTCGAGATTCGGGTCGAGCAAGTCGAGAACACCCGCATCATGAAAGCCCGCGTCGTCAAACTCAATCCGGACGGCGAGAGCGAGGCCGAGGGCGTCGAGTCCGACACCGAAGAGGTCCAACCGGAGTGA
- a CDS encoding inorganic phosphate transporter, which produces MVATSVLATLVVAAAASLFMAWAIGAGSSGSTPFAPAVGANAISVMRAGFFVGLLGLAGAVLQGANVTETVGGSLVLFPAGGGLSAIAAIIALVTAAVLVAVGIFTGYPIATAFTVTGAVVGVGLAMGGQPATAKYLEIVTLWVAVPFVGGGIAFATAWLLRHESVPERVVVPVLGGLVAALLANVRFVLLAPGSQQASVAGAVAQSLGTPTLPTIAATTLLVATLGGGLLYRDIRADPDAGQRHFLLVLGGLVAFSAGGSQVGLALGPLLPLLGDGPTAGIPITGVLLFGGLGLLLGSWTGAPRMIKALSQDYSSLGPRRSIAALIPSFVIAQTAVFFGIPVSFNEIIVSAIVGSGAAAGGGEVSREKMVKTVLAWVGSLALAFALSYGVFVAVDAVM; this is translated from the coding sequence ATGGTAGCGACGAGTGTGCTGGCGACGTTGGTCGTCGCCGCAGCGGCGAGTCTGTTCATGGCCTGGGCTATCGGCGCGGGGTCCTCGGGGTCAACACCCTTCGCGCCCGCGGTCGGGGCGAATGCGATTTCCGTGATGCGCGCGGGCTTTTTCGTCGGCCTGCTCGGCCTCGCCGGTGCGGTGTTACAGGGCGCGAACGTCACCGAAACCGTCGGCGGTAGCCTCGTCCTCTTTCCGGCGGGCGGCGGGCTTTCGGCTATCGCCGCCATCATCGCGCTGGTCACCGCCGCCGTCCTCGTCGCCGTCGGTATCTTCACCGGCTATCCAATCGCGACGGCGTTCACCGTCACCGGGGCCGTCGTCGGCGTCGGACTGGCGATGGGCGGGCAACCGGCGACGGCGAAGTACCTCGAAATCGTCACGCTGTGGGTGGCGGTGCCGTTCGTCGGCGGTGGCATCGCCTTCGCGACGGCGTGGCTCCTGCGCCACGAGTCGGTCCCCGAGCGAGTGGTGGTCCCCGTCCTCGGCGGACTGGTCGCGGCGCTGCTTGCGAACGTCCGGTTCGTCCTCCTGGCCCCCGGGTCACAGCAGGCGTCCGTCGCGGGCGCCGTCGCCCAATCGCTCGGGACGCCGACGCTCCCGACCATCGCGGCGACGACGCTCCTCGTCGCCACCCTCGGTGGCGGCCTGCTGTATCGGGACATCCGCGCCGACCCCGACGCCGGGCAACGGCACTTCCTGCTGGTGCTGGGCGGACTCGTCGCGTTCTCCGCCGGGGGGAGCCAGGTCGGCCTCGCGCTGGGACCGCTCCTCCCGCTTCTGGGCGACGGACCGACGGCGGGCATCCCCATCACGGGCGTCCTGCTGTTCGGTGGATTGGGCCTGCTCCTCGGGTCGTGGACCGGCGCGCCCCGGATGATAAAGGCGCTGTCGCAGGACTACTCCTCGCTGGGGCCGCGCCGCTCCATCGCCGCGCTCATCCCGAGTTTCGTCATCGCTCAGACGGCCGTCTTCTTCGGCATCCCCGTCTCGTTCAACGAGATAATCGTCTCGGCCATCGTCGGGTCCGGCGCGGCCGCTGGCGGCGGGGAAGTGAGTCGCGAGAAGATGGTGAAGACGGTACTCGCGTGGGTCGGGTCGCTCGCGCTGGCGTTCGCGCTCAGTTACGGCGTGTTCGTCGCCGTCGACGCGGTGATGTAA
- a CDS encoding glutathione S-transferase N-terminal domain-containing protein, with protein MSEPAITLYRLQACPFCERVVRALREHGLDYRSRFVEPMHSERDVVKRLSGKRTVPAIVDENTGITMSESANIVEYIERTYGNGERDADDGGVA; from the coding sequence ATGAGCGAGCCAGCCATCACACTGTACCGGCTACAGGCGTGCCCGTTCTGTGAGCGGGTCGTTCGAGCGCTCCGCGAACACGGCCTCGACTACCGCTCGCGATTCGTCGAGCCGATGCACTCGGAGCGAGACGTGGTCAAACGACTGTCGGGCAAGCGGACCGTCCCGGCCATCGTCGATGAGAACACCGGCATCACGATGAGCGAGAGCGCCAACATCGTCGAGTACATAGAGCGGACGTACGGCAACGGCGAACGCGACGCGGACGACGGGGGTGTCGCCTGA